The proteins below are encoded in one region of Nitrospira sp.:
- a CDS encoding spore coat protein, whose translation MPEFIPFHKPDIGDAEIAAVVDVLRSGWLTTGAKTKQFESEFAAKVGAQYAVAVNSCTAALHLALEANGVGEGDEVIVPTMTFAATAEVVAYLRAKPVLVDCAPDTLNVTADAVARAVTTRTKAIIPVHFGGHPCDMDGIRAVARARRLRVIDDAAHAFPARYRGRMVGSLSDATCFSFYATKNITTGEGGMVTTDDANVAARMRTMSLHGLSRDAWNRYAAGAAWYYEILSPGFKYNLTDIAAALGLVQLGRCDAFLKARERLVALYDEGFADLPEIQRPRAANHVQHAWHLYVVQLDLDRLHIGRDEFIRRLNEAGIGCSVHFIPLHLHPYYRDTWGYRPDDLPAATAAFQRIISLPLYPTMTEDDLQRVVRTVRGLVKGHRR comes from the coding sequence ATGCCCGAATTCATACCCTTTCATAAGCCCGACATCGGCGACGCCGAGATCGCCGCGGTGGTCGATGTGCTCCGGAGCGGATGGCTCACGACAGGGGCCAAAACGAAGCAGTTCGAAAGCGAGTTTGCTGCGAAGGTCGGGGCGCAGTATGCGGTGGCCGTCAACTCCTGTACCGCCGCCTTACATCTTGCGCTTGAAGCGAACGGAGTAGGCGAGGGTGATGAAGTGATTGTCCCGACGATGACGTTCGCGGCCACGGCGGAGGTCGTCGCATATCTGAGAGCCAAACCCGTGCTGGTGGATTGCGCGCCGGATACGCTGAATGTGACCGCCGACGCTGTCGCGCGGGCAGTGACTACGAGAACGAAGGCCATCATCCCGGTGCATTTCGGCGGGCATCCCTGCGACATGGACGGCATTCGGGCGGTGGCGCGCGCACGGCGTCTGCGCGTCATCGACGATGCCGCGCACGCCTTTCCGGCCCGCTATCGTGGCCGCATGGTTGGCAGTCTCTCGGATGCCACCTGCTTTTCCTTCTATGCCACCAAGAACATCACGACCGGAGAGGGCGGGATGGTCACCACGGATGATGCCAACGTCGCTGCGCGAATGCGGACGATGAGCCTCCATGGTCTCAGTCGCGACGCGTGGAATCGCTATGCTGCCGGTGCAGCCTGGTACTATGAAATTCTCTCGCCCGGTTTCAAGTACAACCTGACGGACATCGCGGCGGCCCTTGGACTTGTGCAGCTTGGACGGTGCGACGCATTTCTGAAAGCGCGGGAACGCTTGGTGGCCTTGTACGATGAGGGCTTTGCCGACCTCCCTGAAATTCAACGACCACGGGCAGCGAATCATGTCCAACACGCGTGGCATCTGTATGTCGTTCAACTCGATCTCGACCGGTTGCACATCGGGCGGGATGAGTTTATCCGCCGTCTGAACGAAGCAGGGATTGGGTGCAGCGTCCATTTCATTCCCCTCCACTTGCATCCGTACTACCGGGACACCTGGGGCTATCGTCCCGACGATCTGCCGGCTGCGACAGCGGCGTTTCAGCGCATCATCTCGCTGCCCCTTTACCCAACCATGACCGAGGACGACCTCCAGCGCGTCGTGAGAACTGTGAGAGGCCTCGTGAAAGGACATCGGCGATGA